One segment of Falco biarmicus isolate bFalBia1 chromosome 12, bFalBia1.pri, whole genome shotgun sequence DNA contains the following:
- the MRPL2 gene encoding 39S ribosomal protein L2, mitochondrial, which yields MAAALCRAFRALLWPAASLPAGLPAGPPASLRLPGGALAAACRGLGGSAPCCTTDPMWKCRIKYTVRPVGMKKTGGRDHTGRIRVRGIGGGHKRRYRMIDFQRLRYEEGAAPQPFTEKVINVRYDPCRSADIALVAGGNRKRWIIATENMQPGDIITNSSHIGRMAVSANEGDAYPLGALPVGTLICNLESHPGKGAQYIRAAGTCGVLLRKVNGTAIVQLPSKRHMQVLETCVATVGRVSNVDHNKRVIGKAGRNRWLGKRPHTGLWHRKGGWAGRKIKPLPPMKSYVNLPRVTAQE from the exons ATGGCGGCGGCCTTGTGCCGCGCCTTCAGGGCGCTCCTGTGGCCGGCCGCTTCGCTGCCCGCTGGGCTgcccgccgggccgcccgcgTCGCTCCGCCTTCCGGGGGGCGCGCTGGCGGCTGCCTGCCGAGGGTTGGGCGGCTCGGCGCCGTGCTGCACCACAGACCCCATGTGGAAGTGCCGGATCAAGTACACGGTGCGGCCCGTGGGCATGAAGAAGACGGGCGGCCGCGACCACACAG GCCGCATCCGCGTTCGGGGCATCGGCGGGGGACACAAGCGGCGGTACCGCATGATCGATTTCCAGCGGCTGCGCTACGAGGAGGGCGCCGCGCCGCAGCCCTTCACTGAGAAGGTCATCAACGTCCGATACGACCCTTGTAG GTCGGCTGACATCGCCCTGGTGGCCGGCGGCAACCGGAAGCGTTGGATCATTGCCACGGAGAACATGCAGCCAGGGGACATCATCACGAACTCCTCTCACATTGGCAGAATGGCAG TGTCAGCTAATGAAGGGGATGCCTACCCGCTGGGGGCTCTGCCTGTTGGCACGCTGATCTGCAACCTGGAGAGCCACCCTGGGAAGGGAGCGCAGTACATCCGGGCAGCTG ggacttGTGGGGTGCTGCTGAGGAAAGTGAATGGGACGGCCATCGTGCAGCTGCCCTCCAAGAGGCATATGCAG GTGCTGGAGACTTGCGTGGCCACGGTGGGCCGTGTGTCCAACGTCGACCACAACAAGCGGGTGATCGGGAAGGCAGGCCGGAATCGCTGGCTTGGCAAGCGCCCACACACAGGCCTGTGGCATCGCAAgggtggctgggctgggcgcAAGATCAAGCCTCTCCCGCCCATGAAGAGCTACGTCAACCTGCCGCGGGTTACAGCACAGGAGTGA